Below is a window of Camelina sativa cultivar DH55 chromosome 11, Cs, whole genome shotgun sequence DNA.
ACTCTTCTGGTACTTACGGATTTCACTGTTAATcaataacaagaaaacaatattagGTCAACTACGATACCAACCAAGTAAAACGAAATTATTTTCGTGAGAAAACAGAATGCATACCGAAGAGCAACAGTTCCAGGACGGTAACGATGGGGCTTCTTGACTCCTCCAGTGGTTGGTGCAGACTTACGTGCAGccttaaattgaaaaaaaaaaaaaaacaattagaacAAATCCAGAACTGTGTCAATCAAAGCAAACTCAGATCACACATATGAGAGCTTACCTTTGTAGCAAGCTGCTTCCTAGGAGCCTTTCCTCCAGTAGACTTACGAGCTGTTTGCTTAGTACGAGCCATCTATTCATCAAGATAACAAAATTTAGAAGTATTTCAATTGCAAGAATGTATCGTAAAGAtcaacacaaaaccaaaacaaatccCCAATTGTAAATCGCATAATCAAGAAAACCGAAACCCTAATTTACAGGAAACGAATACGAATAATCATCTAATTACATGGGTGAAAACTACCGAAAATTCACAGAGGAAGCAGACGATTCCACCCAAAGAAACAATCTAATACTCAAATCTAGCGAATCGATTCATCTCCCTAACCTAAAACCTAAATCCATAAGATTCGACGGCGAAGAAACAAGACAATGGTTACGAATAGAAACTAATCTCACCTAATTTCATACGATATACCGAACGATTACAGCAGTTTAAAGATCAAACGAAATAAATTTTCCgggaaaatcaaaagagaatcGTACCTTAGAAACCTCTCAGGCTTCTCCGAATTTTCAAATAAGAGCTTTCGCTTTCGATCTcgcaaaaagttttttttttcaacaatatcaGTCTTCACGCGTGTAAGGCTcttgatattaatttataggcaACGATTGGCAAAAGCAGATTTAATAATCGGACGGTTAATATTGCTCATCAATGTGTTTCTCATGTTTTCTAATCGTGCGGGTTAAAATACCACAACATGTGCTTTCTTGAACGCAATCAACGGTCCAGATT
It encodes the following:
- the LOC104727503 gene encoding histone H3.3-like, producing the protein MARTKQTARKSTGGKAPRKQLATKAARKSAPTTGGVKKPHRYRPGTVALREIRKYQKSTELLIRKLPFQRLVREIAQDFKVMNVVLISLLNLKNMFVF